CACCGCTTTACGATAGGGGAGATGTGGAACGGATCGGTGAGACTACGGCTCCTGCTGGCGACAGCAGTGATCGCCCTTGGCGGATGCGGGTCCATCGCCGATGAGGAGGCGACGGGCACCCTCCTCGAGGGCGGATCATCTGCAGCCGTCTCAGGCGGCTCCGCAGTGGAAGATCCGGGGGGCGAGGCTCCGATCGCCCCCTTCAACCCGGGTTTCCGGCTCGGGGAGGAGTTCGCGAACGACGATGGGACGTTCCGCAGGCTGATCATGCCGGACGATTACGAGGGCATCTACAGCCCCGATATCGTCTCCGAAGCCGACGTCGGCGTTTCCGCCGATGAGCTCGAGGAGGCGCTCCTCCTCACGGGCCGCTTCGCGGCCGAGGAGCTCGCCACATCCGAGCTCGCCTTCGACTATTCGGTTGGCGGCGCCGAGGCGTGGTTTGACGAGCACGAAGACCTGTTCCTCTATCCCGACCGTGCTCGGACCGGGCTCCTCACTACTGGCGAGCCGAATCAGTCCCTCGCCCTGCTCTACACGGACAACGGATGGGACCGGGGTAAACCCGAACGGTTCGGACGATTTCAGAACCTCTCGGTCGATCTCGTGGCACTTGAGGAGGAAGGCGAGCAGCTCATCATCAGCCACCTCGTCGCCCTCGACGCCCGGGTGTGGGGGCCCGGGGGAGTGGAGGGTGCGTTCATCGAGAAGACCCTCCTCCACGCGACCTACACGGTTGAGAAGGTCGACGGGCAGTGGAAGATCGCCGATTACGAGACGATCTGGGACACGCGCTATTGACAAGCCCTCCGCAACCGCCGTCTCTGTTCCGGGAAGCGACCGGCTTCCGAATCCCTCCGAATAACGTCATCGGTGATGAACGTAAATCCCGAGAAGTGGCTTTTGATGTGTTCTGATTGGGGGACCTTCAGCACACGGCTTCCGTCCACTTCGTCCCTACTCTGGGAAAAAACACGAGGGAACGGGGACAAATGTCTACGACGATCGACAATGGAGTCAGCCGCAGAACATTCATGAAGTGGTCCGGCGTTGCGGGCGGCTCGACGGCGCTCGTCGCCACCGCAGCCCATCTTGGAATGCCGAAGGCGCGGGGCGAGAACGGCGATGAGGATGTCGACGCGACCATCTGGTCGGCCTGTGTCGTCAACTGCGGCTCGCGGTGCCCGCTGCGTCTGCAGGTGAAGGACGGCACGGTCGTGCGGGTGCTTCCAGACAACACCGGCGATGACACGCTGTGGAACAGACAGATCCGGGCCTGCGTCCGCGGCCGTAACATGCGCGAGCGCATCTACAACCCTGACCGCATCAAGAAGCCGCTCAAGAGAGTCGGCGCGAAGCGCTCCGATGGGGAGTTCGTCGAGATCTCGTGGGACGAGGCACTCGACCTCCTCGCCGATAAGCTTCAGTACACGTATGACACGTACGGGCCGGAGGCCGTCTACAAGCAGTACGGATCCGGCGTGTGGAATGCCCACATCGCCAACTCCGGCGGGTGGGGCCGCCTGTTCAACCTGCTCGGCGGCTACCTCGGCTACTACGGCAACTACAGCTATCTCCAGATCTCCCAGTGCACGCGATACTTCTACGGAAGCCCGGACGAGCAGATCTCGAACTCGATTGAGGACTCGATCGAGAACTCGCGGCTCATCGTCTGGTGGGGCAACAACCCCCTCGAGACCCGCATGTCCGGCGGCGGTGTTCTCTACACAGCCACCCTGGCCAAGGAGGCCGGAGTCCGCCAGATCGTTGTCGATCCCCGCTACTCGGAGAGTGCCGCCGTCCTCGCGGATGACTGGATCGCCCTCCGGCCGGGAACCGATGCCGCCCTCGTGGCAGGCATGGCGCACGTCATGATCAGTGAAGACCTCCAGGACCAGGACTTCCTCGACACGTACTGCGTCGGCTTCGACGAGGACCACATGCCGGAGGGGGCTCCGAAGAACGCCTCCTACCGCGCCTACATCGAGGGCAAGGGCCCCGACGGTGTCGAGAAGACTCCCGAGTGGGCGGCCGATATCACCGGTGTGCCCGCGTCCCAGATCAGGCAGTTCGCACGCGACGTGGCCACGACGAAGCCCGTCAACATCGCCCAGGGCTGGGGCCCGCAGCGCCACGCCAATGGCGAGAACCAGGCGAACTCGATCTACCTCCTGGCGGCGATGACCGGCAACGTCGGCATCCCCGGCGGCGGCACGGGCGGACGCGAGGGCTACCTCTGGCCGTCGACCCCGTGGCTCGATGATGGAGTGAACCCGGTCGCGACGACCATCTCCTGCTACACGTGGACGGATGCGATCGACCACGGGCCGGAGATGACGGCGCTCGCCAACGGCGTCCAGGGGAAGGACCGGCTCGAGACCGGCATCAAGTTCATGCTCGTCTACGGCTCGAACATGCTGGCCAGCCAGCATGGCGACATCACCCGGACGCGGGAGATCCTCGATGATGACACGAAATGCGAGTTCATCGTTGGTATGGACAACCAGATGAACGCGTCGATGAAGCTGTGCGACCTCGTCCTGCCGGACACGACCACCGCGGAGCGGTGGGACATCGTCCCCTCCGAGTACACGGGCGATATGGCGTACGAGATCATGGCAGCCCAGGCGATCGAGCCGCTGTATGAATCCCGCTCCTCCATCGAGGTGACGTACGAGCTCGCGAAGCGCATGGGTGTGGGCGATGAGTTCTCTGAGGGGAAGGAGACGAGCGAGGACTGGGCCCGCTGGGTTCAGGACACCGCCCGCGAGAACAACCCCGGCATGTTCCCCACCTTCGACGAGCTCCAGGAGAAGGGCGTCTTCCGGTACACAAGCCCGGATGGACCGACCGTGCCGCTCAAGAGCTTCCGCGACGATCCGGAGGCGAACCCGCTGGCCACACCCTCGGGCAAGATCGAGATCTACTCGTCCACGCTCGCGGAGATGGCGGACACGTGGGAGTTCCCGGACCCGGTCGCCGGCGATGAGATCACTCCGATTCCCGCGTATGTCGCGACCCGTGAGGGTCCGGAGGAGGCTCGCTCACAGGAGAAGTATCCGCTCCAGTGCATCGGGCATCACTACAAGGCGCGCACGCACTCGACCTACGGCAACCTCGAGACGCTGCGCCAGGCGCATCAGCAGCGCGTGTGGATCAGCCCGAA
This is a stretch of genomic DNA from Flaviflexus salsibiostraticola. It encodes these proteins:
- a CDS encoding DMSO/selenate family reductase complex A subunit, with amino-acid sequence MSTTIDNGVSRRTFMKWSGVAGGSTALVATAAHLGMPKARGENGDEDVDATIWSACVVNCGSRCPLRLQVKDGTVVRVLPDNTGDDTLWNRQIRACVRGRNMRERIYNPDRIKKPLKRVGAKRSDGEFVEISWDEALDLLADKLQYTYDTYGPEAVYKQYGSGVWNAHIANSGGWGRLFNLLGGYLGYYGNYSYLQISQCTRYFYGSPDEQISNSIEDSIENSRLIVWWGNNPLETRMSGGGVLYTATLAKEAGVRQIVVDPRYSESAAVLADDWIALRPGTDAALVAGMAHVMISEDLQDQDFLDTYCVGFDEDHMPEGAPKNASYRAYIEGKGPDGVEKTPEWAADITGVPASQIRQFARDVATTKPVNIAQGWGPQRHANGENQANSIYLLAAMTGNVGIPGGGTGGREGYLWPSTPWLDDGVNPVATTISCYTWTDAIDHGPEMTALANGVQGKDRLETGIKFMLVYGSNMLASQHGDITRTREILDDDTKCEFIVGMDNQMNASMKLCDLVLPDTTTAERWDIVPSEYTGDMAYEIMAAQAIEPLYESRSSIEVTYELAKRMGVGDEFSEGKETSEDWARWVQDTARENNPGMFPTFDELQEKGVFRYTSPDGPTVPLKSFRDDPEANPLATPSGKIEIYSSTLAEMADTWEFPDPVAGDEITPIPAYVATREGPEEARSQEKYPLQCIGHHYKARTHSTYGNLETLRQAHQQRVWISPKDAAARDITSDDLVHVYNDRGRIAIPAMVTPRIMPGVISVPQGAWIELDEDGVDHGGAVNMLTSLRMTPIAKGNGQHTNLVQVEKA